A window of the Thermus sp. LT1-2-5 genome harbors these coding sequences:
- a CDS encoding DeoR/GlpR family DNA-binding transcription regulator produces the protein MRSEERRSKIIALLEQKGSVLVEELSATFGVSQVTIRKDLSELEARGLLHRTHGGATYTHKTLFNPSFREKIRLQQAEKQAIAKAALEPIEEGDTLILDAGSTTLTGRVKSYV, from the coding sequence GTGCGGAGCGAGGAACGGCGCAGCAAGATTATTGCGCTACTGGAGCAGAAGGGGTCGGTGCTGGTTGAGGAGCTGTCGGCCACCTTTGGGGTGAGCCAGGTGACCATCCGCAAGGACCTGAGCGAGCTCGAGGCCCGCGGCCTGCTGCACCGCACCCACGGCGGGGCCACCTACACCCACAAGACCCTCTTCAACCCCTCCTTCCGGGAGAAGATTCGCCTCCAGCAGGCCGAGAAGCAGGCCATCGCCAAGGCTGCCCTGGAGCCCATTGAGGAGGGCGACACCCTGATTCTGGACGCGGGCAGCACCACCCTGACCGGTCGTGTCAAGAGTTATGTGTAA